One Diceros bicornis minor isolate mBicDic1 chromosome 26, mDicBic1.mat.cur, whole genome shotgun sequence DNA segment encodes these proteins:
- the GIGYF1 gene encoding GRB10-interacting GYF protein 1 isoform X2 — translation MAAETLNFGPEWLRALSSGGSVASPPPSPAMPKYKLADYRYGREEMLALYVKENKVPDELQDKEFAAVLQEEPLQPLALEPLTEEEQRNFSLSVNSVAVLRLMGKGAGPPLGGTSRGRGSTRSRGRGRGDSCFYQRSIEEGDGAFGRNPREIQRSQSWDDRCRLEGGGIEAEQREALGGERRFEKSARRDGARSGFEEGGSGPRKEHARSDSENWRSLREEQEEEEEGSWRLGAGPRRDGDRWRSASPDGGPRSAGWREHGDRRRKFEFDLRGDRGGCGEEEGRGGGGSSHLRRCRGPDGFDDDKDGLPEWCLDDEDEEMGTFDASGAFLPLKKGPKEPIPEEQELDFQGLEEEEEEPPEGLDQEGPEAGGKELTPLPPQEEKSSSPSPLPTLGPLWGANGEGGDAVEKDLLAAEGDDMRGMQLSPAVGSPPGPPGDLEDDEGLKHLQQEAEKLVASLQDSSLEEEQFTAAMQAQGLRHSAAATALPLSHGAARKWFYKDPQGEIQGPFTTQEMAEWFQAGYFSMALLVKRGCDEGFQPLGEVIKMWGRVPFAPGPSPPPLLGNMDQERLKKQQELAAAALYQQLQHQQFLQLVSSRQLPQCALREKAALGDLTLPQQQQLTTFLQQLQALKPPRGGDQNLLPTMNRSLSVPDSGSLWDIHTSASSQSGGEASLWDVPINSSTQGPILEQLQLQHKFQERREVELRAKREEEERKRREEKRRQQQQQQQQQQQEEQKRRQEEEELFRRKQVRQQELLLKLLQQQQALASVPVPPAPSSPPPLWAGLAKQGLSMKTLLELQLEGERQLHKQPPPREPSRAQAPNHRVLGGLGAAPLNQWVSEAGPLWGGPDKSGGSSGSLGLWEDTLKSSGSLARSLGLKNSRSSPSLSDSYSHLSGRPVRKKTEEEEKLLKLLQGIPRPQDGFTQWCEQMLHTLSTTGSLDVPMAVAILKEVESPYDVHDYIRSCLGDTLEAKEFAKQFLERRAKQKASQQRQQQQQEAWLSSSSLQTAFQTNHSTKLGPGEGSKAKRRALMLHSDPSILGYSLHGPSGEIESVDDY, via the exons ATGGCAGCAGAGACCCTCAACTTTGGGCCTGAGTG GCTGAGGGCCCTTTCTAGCGGTGGCAGtgtggcctccccacccccatcccccgcCATGCCCAAATACAAGCTGGCTGACTATCGCTACGGGAGAGAGGAAATGCTGGCCCTCTATGTCAAGGAGAACAAG GTCCCCGATGAGCTGCAGGACAAGGAGTTTGCTGCGGTGCTGCAGGAGGAGCCGCTGCAGCCCCTGGCTCTGGAGCCCCTGACTGAGGAGGAGCAG AGAAACTTCTCCCTGTCCGTGAACAGTGTGGCTGTGCTGAGGCTGATGGGGAAAGGGGCTGGCCCCCCCCTCGGTGGCACCTCCCGTGGCAGGGGCAGCACACGGAGCCGAG GCCGCGGCCGCGGTGACAGTTGCTTTTACCAAAGAAGCATTGAAGAAGGCGATGGGGCCTTTGGCCGAAACCCCCGGGAGATCCAGCGTAGCCAGAGTTGGGATGACAGGTGCAGGCTAGAAGGAGGTGGCATCgaggcagagcagagagaagccCTGGG AGGCGAGAGGCGCTTTGAGAAGTCAGCCAGGAGGGATGGAG CACGATCCGGGTTTGAGGAGGGAGGGTCTGGCCCGAGGAAGGAACATGCCCGCTCAGATAGCGAGAACTGGCGTTCTCTCCGAGAGGagcaagaggaagaagaggagggcaGCTGGAGACTTGGGGCAGGACCCCGGCGAGATGGCGACCGCTGGCgctcagccagccctg ATGGCGGCCCCCGCTCTGCTGGCTGGCGGGAACATGGGGACCGGCGTCGCAAGTTTGAATTTGATTTGCGAGGGGATCGAGGAGGGTGTGGTGAAGAGGaagggcggggtgggggaggcagctcTCACCTCCGGAGGTGCCGAGGGCCTGACGGCTTTGATGACGACAAGGATGGGCTCCCGGAGTGGTGCCTGGACGATGAGGATGAAGAGATGGGCACTTTCGATGCCTCTGGAGCCTTCTTGCCTCTCAAG AAGGGCCCCAAGGAGCCCATTCCTGAGGAGCAGGAGCTCGACTTCCagggcctggaggaggaggaggaagagcctcCCGAAGGGCTGGACCAGGAGGGGCCTGAGGCAG GTGGGAAGGAACTGACCCCTCTGCCTCCTCAGGAAGAGAAGTccagctccccctccccactgcctACCTTGGGCCCACTCTGGGGAGCTAATGGGGAAGGTGGTGACGCTGTGGAGAAAGACCTGCTGGCAGCTGAAG GAGATGATATGAGGGGAATGCAGCTAAGTCCTGCGGTGGGCTCACCCCCTGGCCCACCCGGAGATCTGGAAGATGATGAAGGCTTGAAGCACCTGCAGCAG GAGGCGGAGAAGCTGGTGGCCTCCCTGCAGGACAGTTCATTGGAGGAGGAGCAGTTCACAGCCGCCATGCAGGCCCAGGGCCTGCGCCACTCTGCAGCTGCCACTGCCCTCCCCCTCAGCCACGGCGCGGCCCGGAAGTGGTTCTACAAGGACCCGCAGGGGGAGATCCAAG GCCCTTTCACGACACAGGAGATGGCGGAGTGGTTCCAGGCAGGCTATTTTTCCATGGCCCTGCTTGTGAAGCGGGGCTGTGATGAGGGCTTCCAGCCACTGGGTGAGGTGATCAAGATGTGGGGCCGTGTGCCCTTTGCCCCGGGGCCCTCACCACCCCCGCTGCTG ggAAACATGGACCAGGAGCGGCTGAAGAAGCAACAGGAGCTGGCGGCGGCGGCCTTGTaccagcagctgcagcaccagcaGTTCCTTCAGCTGGTCAGCAG CCGCCAGCTCCCGCAGTGTGCGCTCCGGGAAAAGGCAGCCCTGGGGGACCTGACGCtgccacagcagcagcagctcacCACGTTCCTGCAGCAGCTCCAAGCTCTCAAACCCCCCAG AGGTGGGGACCAGAACCTGCTCCCGACGATGAACCGGTCCTTGTCGGTGCCAGATTCGGGTTCCCTCTGGGACATACATACCTCAGCCTCATCACAGTCAG GCGGTGAGGCCAGTCTTTGGGACGTACCAATTAACTCTTCGACTCAGGGTCCAATTCTAGAACAACTCCAGCTGCAACATAAA TTCCAGGAGCGCAGAGAAGTGGAGCTCAGGGCGaagcgggaggaggaggagcgcaAGCGCCGGGAGGAGaagcggcggcagcagcagcagcagcagcagcagcagcagcaggaggagcAGAAGCGGCGGCAGGAAGAAGAGGAGTTGTTTCGGCGCAAGCAG GTGCGGCAGCAGGAGCTTCTGCTGAAGctgctgcagcagcagcaggcacTGGCCAGCGTCCCCGTGCCGCCTGCGCCCAGCTCCCCGCCCCCACTGTGGGCTGGCCTGGCCAAGCAGGGGCTCTCCATGAAGACGCTGCTCGAGCTGCAGCTGGAGGGCGAGCGGCAGCTGCATAAGCAGCCCCCACCTCGGGAGCCATCGCGGGCTCAGGCCCCCAACCACCGTGTG CTTGGTGGCCTGGGCGCTGCCCCCCTGAACCAGTGGGTATCTGAGGCTGGGCCGCTGTGGGGCGGGCCCGACAAGAGCGGGGGCAGCAGCGGCAGCCTGGGGCTCTGGGAGGACACCCTCAAGAGCAGCGGGAGCCTGGCCCGCAGCCTGGGCCTGAAGAACAGCCGGAGCAGCCCCTCTCTCAG TGACTCGTACAGCCACCTGTCAGGTCGGCCTGTGCgcaaaaagacagaggaggaagagaagctgCTGAAGTTGCTGCAGGGCATTCCCAGGCCCCAGGATGGCTTCACCCAGTGGTGTGAGCAGATGCTGCACACGCTGAGCACCACGGGCAGCCTGGATG TGCCCATGGCTGTAGCGATTCTCAAGGAGGTGGAATCCCCCTATGATGTCCACGATTATATCCGTTCCTGCCTGGGGGACACGCTGGAAGCCAAAGAATTTGCCAAACAATTCCTGGAGCGGAGGGCCAAGCAGAAAGCCAGCCAACaacggcagcagcagcagcag GAGGCATGGCTGAGCAGCAGCTCCCTGCAGACAGCCTTTCAGACCAACCACAGCACCAAACTCGGCCCCGGGGAGGGCAGCAAGGCCAAGAGGCGGGCACTGATGCTGCACTCGGACCCCAGCATCCTGG GGTACTCCCTGCACGGACCTTCTGGTGAGATTGAGAGCGTGGATGACTACTGA
- the GIGYF1 gene encoding GRB10-interacting GYF protein 1 isoform X4, translated as MAAETLNFGPEWLRALSSGGSVASPPPSPAMPKYKLADYRYGREEMLALYVKENKVPDELQDKEFAAVLQEEPLQPLALEPLTEEEQRNFSLSVNSVAVLRLMGKGAGPPLGGTSRGRGSTRSRGRGRGDSCFYQRSIEEGDGAFGRNPREIQRSQSWDDRGERRFEKSARRDGARSGFEEGGSGPRKEHARSDSENWRSLREEQEEEEEGSWRLGAGPRRDGDRWRSASPDGGPRSAGWREHGDRRRKFEFDLRGDRGGCGEEEGRGGGGSSHLRRCRGPDGFDDDKDGLPEWCLDDEDEEMGTFDASGAFLPLKKGPKEPIPEEQELDFQGLEEEEEEPPEGLDQEGPEAGGKELTPLPPQEEKSSSPSPLPTLGPLWGANGEGGDAVEKDLLAAEGDDMRGMQLSPAVGSPPGPPGDLEDDEGLKHLQQEAEKLVASLQDSSLEEEQFTAAMQAQGLRHSAAATALPLSHGAARKWFYKDPQGEIQGPFTTQEMAEWFQAGYFSMALLVKRGCDEGFQPLGEVIKMWGRVPFAPGPSPPPLLGNMDQERLKKQQELAAAALYQQLQHQQFLQLVSSRQLPQCALREKAALGDLTLPQQQQLTTFLQQLQALKPPRGGDQNLLPTMNRSLSVPDSGSLWDIHTSASSQSGGEASLWDVPINSSTQGPILEQLQLQHKFQERREVELRAKREEEERKRREEKRRQQQQQQQQQQQEEQKRRQEEEELFRRKQVRQQELLLKLLQQQQALASVPVPPAPSSPPPLWAGLAKQGLSMKTLLELQLEGERQLHKQPPPREPSRAQAPNHRVQLGGLGAAPLNQWVSEAGPLWGGPDKSGGSSGSLGLWEDTLKSSGSLARSLGLKNSRSSPSLSDSYSHLSGRPVRKKTEEEEKLLKLLQGIPRPQDGFTQWCEQMLHTLSTTGSLDVPMAVAILKEVESPYDVHDYIRSCLGDTLEAKEFAKQFLERRAKQKASQQRQQQQQEAWLSSSSLQTAFQTNHSTKLGPGEGSKAKRRALMLHSDPSILGYSLHGPSGEIESVDDY; from the exons ATGGCAGCAGAGACCCTCAACTTTGGGCCTGAGTG GCTGAGGGCCCTTTCTAGCGGTGGCAGtgtggcctccccacccccatcccccgcCATGCCCAAATACAAGCTGGCTGACTATCGCTACGGGAGAGAGGAAATGCTGGCCCTCTATGTCAAGGAGAACAAG GTCCCCGATGAGCTGCAGGACAAGGAGTTTGCTGCGGTGCTGCAGGAGGAGCCGCTGCAGCCCCTGGCTCTGGAGCCCCTGACTGAGGAGGAGCAG AGAAACTTCTCCCTGTCCGTGAACAGTGTGGCTGTGCTGAGGCTGATGGGGAAAGGGGCTGGCCCCCCCCTCGGTGGCACCTCCCGTGGCAGGGGCAGCACACGGAGCCGAG GCCGCGGCCGCGGTGACAGTTGCTTTTACCAAAGAAGCATTGAAGAAGGCGATGGGGCCTTTGGCCGAAACCCCCGGGAGATCCAGCGTAGCCAGAGTTGGGATGACAG AGGCGAGAGGCGCTTTGAGAAGTCAGCCAGGAGGGATGGAG CACGATCCGGGTTTGAGGAGGGAGGGTCTGGCCCGAGGAAGGAACATGCCCGCTCAGATAGCGAGAACTGGCGTTCTCTCCGAGAGGagcaagaggaagaagaggagggcaGCTGGAGACTTGGGGCAGGACCCCGGCGAGATGGCGACCGCTGGCgctcagccagccctg ATGGCGGCCCCCGCTCTGCTGGCTGGCGGGAACATGGGGACCGGCGTCGCAAGTTTGAATTTGATTTGCGAGGGGATCGAGGAGGGTGTGGTGAAGAGGaagggcggggtgggggaggcagctcTCACCTCCGGAGGTGCCGAGGGCCTGACGGCTTTGATGACGACAAGGATGGGCTCCCGGAGTGGTGCCTGGACGATGAGGATGAAGAGATGGGCACTTTCGATGCCTCTGGAGCCTTCTTGCCTCTCAAG AAGGGCCCCAAGGAGCCCATTCCTGAGGAGCAGGAGCTCGACTTCCagggcctggaggaggaggaggaagagcctcCCGAAGGGCTGGACCAGGAGGGGCCTGAGGCAG GTGGGAAGGAACTGACCCCTCTGCCTCCTCAGGAAGAGAAGTccagctccccctccccactgcctACCTTGGGCCCACTCTGGGGAGCTAATGGGGAAGGTGGTGACGCTGTGGAGAAAGACCTGCTGGCAGCTGAAG GAGATGATATGAGGGGAATGCAGCTAAGTCCTGCGGTGGGCTCACCCCCTGGCCCACCCGGAGATCTGGAAGATGATGAAGGCTTGAAGCACCTGCAGCAG GAGGCGGAGAAGCTGGTGGCCTCCCTGCAGGACAGTTCATTGGAGGAGGAGCAGTTCACAGCCGCCATGCAGGCCCAGGGCCTGCGCCACTCTGCAGCTGCCACTGCCCTCCCCCTCAGCCACGGCGCGGCCCGGAAGTGGTTCTACAAGGACCCGCAGGGGGAGATCCAAG GCCCTTTCACGACACAGGAGATGGCGGAGTGGTTCCAGGCAGGCTATTTTTCCATGGCCCTGCTTGTGAAGCGGGGCTGTGATGAGGGCTTCCAGCCACTGGGTGAGGTGATCAAGATGTGGGGCCGTGTGCCCTTTGCCCCGGGGCCCTCACCACCCCCGCTGCTG ggAAACATGGACCAGGAGCGGCTGAAGAAGCAACAGGAGCTGGCGGCGGCGGCCTTGTaccagcagctgcagcaccagcaGTTCCTTCAGCTGGTCAGCAG CCGCCAGCTCCCGCAGTGTGCGCTCCGGGAAAAGGCAGCCCTGGGGGACCTGACGCtgccacagcagcagcagctcacCACGTTCCTGCAGCAGCTCCAAGCTCTCAAACCCCCCAG AGGTGGGGACCAGAACCTGCTCCCGACGATGAACCGGTCCTTGTCGGTGCCAGATTCGGGTTCCCTCTGGGACATACATACCTCAGCCTCATCACAGTCAG GCGGTGAGGCCAGTCTTTGGGACGTACCAATTAACTCTTCGACTCAGGGTCCAATTCTAGAACAACTCCAGCTGCAACATAAA TTCCAGGAGCGCAGAGAAGTGGAGCTCAGGGCGaagcgggaggaggaggagcgcaAGCGCCGGGAGGAGaagcggcggcagcagcagcagcagcagcagcagcagcagcaggaggagcAGAAGCGGCGGCAGGAAGAAGAGGAGTTGTTTCGGCGCAAGCAG GTGCGGCAGCAGGAGCTTCTGCTGAAGctgctgcagcagcagcaggcacTGGCCAGCGTCCCCGTGCCGCCTGCGCCCAGCTCCCCGCCCCCACTGTGGGCTGGCCTGGCCAAGCAGGGGCTCTCCATGAAGACGCTGCTCGAGCTGCAGCTGGAGGGCGAGCGGCAGCTGCATAAGCAGCCCCCACCTCGGGAGCCATCGCGGGCTCAGGCCCCCAACCACCGTGTG CAGCTTGGTGGCCTGGGCGCTGCCCCCCTGAACCAGTGGGTATCTGAGGCTGGGCCGCTGTGGGGCGGGCCCGACAAGAGCGGGGGCAGCAGCGGCAGCCTGGGGCTCTGGGAGGACACCCTCAAGAGCAGCGGGAGCCTGGCCCGCAGCCTGGGCCTGAAGAACAGCCGGAGCAGCCCCTCTCTCAG TGACTCGTACAGCCACCTGTCAGGTCGGCCTGTGCgcaaaaagacagaggaggaagagaagctgCTGAAGTTGCTGCAGGGCATTCCCAGGCCCCAGGATGGCTTCACCCAGTGGTGTGAGCAGATGCTGCACACGCTGAGCACCACGGGCAGCCTGGATG TGCCCATGGCTGTAGCGATTCTCAAGGAGGTGGAATCCCCCTATGATGTCCACGATTATATCCGTTCCTGCCTGGGGGACACGCTGGAAGCCAAAGAATTTGCCAAACAATTCCTGGAGCGGAGGGCCAAGCAGAAAGCCAGCCAACaacggcagcagcagcagcag GAGGCATGGCTGAGCAGCAGCTCCCTGCAGACAGCCTTTCAGACCAACCACAGCACCAAACTCGGCCCCGGGGAGGGCAGCAAGGCCAAGAGGCGGGCACTGATGCTGCACTCGGACCCCAGCATCCTGG GGTACTCCCTGCACGGACCTTCTGGTGAGATTGAGAGCGTGGATGACTACTGA
- the GIGYF1 gene encoding GRB10-interacting GYF protein 1 isoform X6, translated as MGKGAGPPLGGTSRGRGSTRSRGRGRGDSCFYQRSIEEGDGAFGRNPREIQRSQSWDDRCRLEGGGIEAEQREALGGERRFEKSARRDGARSGFEEGGSGPRKEHARSDSENWRSLREEQEEEEEGSWRLGAGPRRDGDRWRSASPDGGPRSAGWREHGDRRRKFEFDLRGDRGGCGEEEGRGGGGSSHLRRCRGPDGFDDDKDGLPEWCLDDEDEEMGTFDASGAFLPLKKGPKEPIPEEQELDFQGLEEEEEEPPEGLDQEGPEAGGKELTPLPPQEEKSSSPSPLPTLGPLWGANGEGGDAVEKDLLAAEGDDMRGMQLSPAVGSPPGPPGDLEDDEGLKHLQQEAEKLVASLQDSSLEEEQFTAAMQAQGLRHSAAATALPLSHGAARKWFYKDPQGEIQGPFTTQEMAEWFQAGYFSMALLVKRGCDEGFQPLGEVIKMWGRVPFAPGPSPPPLLGNMDQERLKKQQELAAAALYQQLQHQQFLQLVSSRQLPQCALREKAALGDLTLPQQQQLTTFLQQLQALKPPRGGDQNLLPTMNRSLSVPDSGSLWDIHTSASSQSGGEASLWDVPINSSTQGPILEQLQLQHKFQERREVELRAKREEEERKRREEKRRQQQQQQQQQQQEEQKRRQEEEELFRRKQVRQQELLLKLLQQQQALASVPVPPAPSSPPPLWAGLAKQGLSMKTLLELQLEGERQLHKQPPPREPSRAQAPNHRVQLGGLGAAPLNQWVSEAGPLWGGPDKSGGSSGSLGLWEDTLKSSGSLARSLGLKNSRSSPSLSDSYSHLSGRPVRKKTEEEEKLLKLLQGIPRPQDGFTQWCEQMLHTLSTTGSLDVPMAVAILKEVESPYDVHDYIRSCLGDTLEAKEFAKQFLERRAKQKASQQRQQQQQEAWLSSSSLQTAFQTNHSTKLGPGEGSKAKRRALMLHSDPSILGYSLHGPSGEIESVDDY; from the exons ATGGGGAAAGGGGCTGGCCCCCCCCTCGGTGGCACCTCCCGTGGCAGGGGCAGCACACGGAGCCGAG GCCGCGGCCGCGGTGACAGTTGCTTTTACCAAAGAAGCATTGAAGAAGGCGATGGGGCCTTTGGCCGAAACCCCCGGGAGATCCAGCGTAGCCAGAGTTGGGATGACAGGTGCAGGCTAGAAGGAGGTGGCATCgaggcagagcagagagaagccCTGGG AGGCGAGAGGCGCTTTGAGAAGTCAGCCAGGAGGGATGGAG CACGATCCGGGTTTGAGGAGGGAGGGTCTGGCCCGAGGAAGGAACATGCCCGCTCAGATAGCGAGAACTGGCGTTCTCTCCGAGAGGagcaagaggaagaagaggagggcaGCTGGAGACTTGGGGCAGGACCCCGGCGAGATGGCGACCGCTGGCgctcagccagccctg ATGGCGGCCCCCGCTCTGCTGGCTGGCGGGAACATGGGGACCGGCGTCGCAAGTTTGAATTTGATTTGCGAGGGGATCGAGGAGGGTGTGGTGAAGAGGaagggcggggtgggggaggcagctcTCACCTCCGGAGGTGCCGAGGGCCTGACGGCTTTGATGACGACAAGGATGGGCTCCCGGAGTGGTGCCTGGACGATGAGGATGAAGAGATGGGCACTTTCGATGCCTCTGGAGCCTTCTTGCCTCTCAAG AAGGGCCCCAAGGAGCCCATTCCTGAGGAGCAGGAGCTCGACTTCCagggcctggaggaggaggaggaagagcctcCCGAAGGGCTGGACCAGGAGGGGCCTGAGGCAG GTGGGAAGGAACTGACCCCTCTGCCTCCTCAGGAAGAGAAGTccagctccccctccccactgcctACCTTGGGCCCACTCTGGGGAGCTAATGGGGAAGGTGGTGACGCTGTGGAGAAAGACCTGCTGGCAGCTGAAG GAGATGATATGAGGGGAATGCAGCTAAGTCCTGCGGTGGGCTCACCCCCTGGCCCACCCGGAGATCTGGAAGATGATGAAGGCTTGAAGCACCTGCAGCAG GAGGCGGAGAAGCTGGTGGCCTCCCTGCAGGACAGTTCATTGGAGGAGGAGCAGTTCACAGCCGCCATGCAGGCCCAGGGCCTGCGCCACTCTGCAGCTGCCACTGCCCTCCCCCTCAGCCACGGCGCGGCCCGGAAGTGGTTCTACAAGGACCCGCAGGGGGAGATCCAAG GCCCTTTCACGACACAGGAGATGGCGGAGTGGTTCCAGGCAGGCTATTTTTCCATGGCCCTGCTTGTGAAGCGGGGCTGTGATGAGGGCTTCCAGCCACTGGGTGAGGTGATCAAGATGTGGGGCCGTGTGCCCTTTGCCCCGGGGCCCTCACCACCCCCGCTGCTG ggAAACATGGACCAGGAGCGGCTGAAGAAGCAACAGGAGCTGGCGGCGGCGGCCTTGTaccagcagctgcagcaccagcaGTTCCTTCAGCTGGTCAGCAG CCGCCAGCTCCCGCAGTGTGCGCTCCGGGAAAAGGCAGCCCTGGGGGACCTGACGCtgccacagcagcagcagctcacCACGTTCCTGCAGCAGCTCCAAGCTCTCAAACCCCCCAG AGGTGGGGACCAGAACCTGCTCCCGACGATGAACCGGTCCTTGTCGGTGCCAGATTCGGGTTCCCTCTGGGACATACATACCTCAGCCTCATCACAGTCAG GCGGTGAGGCCAGTCTTTGGGACGTACCAATTAACTCTTCGACTCAGGGTCCAATTCTAGAACAACTCCAGCTGCAACATAAA TTCCAGGAGCGCAGAGAAGTGGAGCTCAGGGCGaagcgggaggaggaggagcgcaAGCGCCGGGAGGAGaagcggcggcagcagcagcagcagcagcagcagcagcagcaggaggagcAGAAGCGGCGGCAGGAAGAAGAGGAGTTGTTTCGGCGCAAGCAG GTGCGGCAGCAGGAGCTTCTGCTGAAGctgctgcagcagcagcaggcacTGGCCAGCGTCCCCGTGCCGCCTGCGCCCAGCTCCCCGCCCCCACTGTGGGCTGGCCTGGCCAAGCAGGGGCTCTCCATGAAGACGCTGCTCGAGCTGCAGCTGGAGGGCGAGCGGCAGCTGCATAAGCAGCCCCCACCTCGGGAGCCATCGCGGGCTCAGGCCCCCAACCACCGTGTG CAGCTTGGTGGCCTGGGCGCTGCCCCCCTGAACCAGTGGGTATCTGAGGCTGGGCCGCTGTGGGGCGGGCCCGACAAGAGCGGGGGCAGCAGCGGCAGCCTGGGGCTCTGGGAGGACACCCTCAAGAGCAGCGGGAGCCTGGCCCGCAGCCTGGGCCTGAAGAACAGCCGGAGCAGCCCCTCTCTCAG TGACTCGTACAGCCACCTGTCAGGTCGGCCTGTGCgcaaaaagacagaggaggaagagaagctgCTGAAGTTGCTGCAGGGCATTCCCAGGCCCCAGGATGGCTTCACCCAGTGGTGTGAGCAGATGCTGCACACGCTGAGCACCACGGGCAGCCTGGATG TGCCCATGGCTGTAGCGATTCTCAAGGAGGTGGAATCCCCCTATGATGTCCACGATTATATCCGTTCCTGCCTGGGGGACACGCTGGAAGCCAAAGAATTTGCCAAACAATTCCTGGAGCGGAGGGCCAAGCAGAAAGCCAGCCAACaacggcagcagcagcagcag GAGGCATGGCTGAGCAGCAGCTCCCTGCAGACAGCCTTTCAGACCAACCACAGCACCAAACTCGGCCCCGGGGAGGGCAGCAAGGCCAAGAGGCGGGCACTGATGCTGCACTCGGACCCCAGCATCCTGG GGTACTCCCTGCACGGACCTTCTGGTGAGATTGAGAGCGTGGATGACTACTGA